The following proteins are co-located in the bacterium genome:
- a CDS encoding HU family DNA-binding protein, with amino-acid sequence MNKAELVDAIASATDMSKSGAETIVNAFISTITGSLRKGNKVTLTGFGTFSVSQRAARTARNPRTGEPIQVKAAKVPKFKAGAGLKDAVN; translated from the coding sequence ATGAATAAAGCAGAACTGGTGGATGCCATCGCGTCCGCAACCGACATGAGCAAATCCGGAGCCGAAACGATAGTCAATGCATTCATCTCCACGATCACCGGCTCCCTCCGAAAAGGAAACAAGGTCACCTTGACGGGATTTGGCACCTTCAGCGTCTCCCAGCGGGCTGCCCGGACGGCACGGAACCCCCGCACGGGAGAACCCATTCAGGTGAAAGCCGCCAAGGTGCCCAAATTCAAGGCTGGAGCTGGACTGAAGGACGCGGTCAACTAG
- a CDS encoding family 10 glycosylhydrolase, with the protein IFLDPAHPGVRRRIADIARELVRGYPRLAGIHLDFIRYPYALPISPGSRFSPRLDFGYGRESIARFAAETGRKAPRAGAKVSAADHRAWDDWRREQVTRTVSAVRSAIRDVQPDAVLSAAVLPWAERAYLIAFQDWRSWLRKGMLDKVLVMVYSRDTALAAHMMRAALAARPALPESLVHDQAPVVIGLGAWLFGGNPVPLWAQWRAAERARADGVALFSYDQMVDRPRLWHRPIP; encoded by the coding sequence GGATTTTTCTCGACCCCGCCCATCCGGGTGTCCGCAGAAGAATCGCCGACATCGCCCGGGAGCTCGTCCGCGGCTACCCCCGCCTGGCTGGAATCCACCTCGACTTCATCCGCTACCCCTATGCACTGCCCATCTCGCCGGGTTCGCGCTTCTCGCCCCGGCTGGACTTCGGCTACGGGAGAGAATCCATCGCGCGCTTCGCGGCGGAAACCGGAAGGAAGGCGCCACGGGCGGGCGCAAAGGTCTCTGCGGCGGATCATCGGGCCTGGGACGATTGGCGGCGCGAGCAGGTGACCCGCACCGTTTCCGCGGTGCGCTCTGCCATCCGCGATGTGCAGCCGGATGCCGTCCTGTCGGCCGCCGTGCTTCCCTGGGCCGAGCGCGCCTACCTGATCGCCTTTCAGGACTGGCGGAGTTGGCTCCGCAAGGGGATGCTGGACAAGGTGCTCGTCATGGTCTACTCGCGGGATACGGCCCTGGCCGCCCACATGATGCGCGCGGCGTTGGCCGCGCGGCCGGCGCTGCCCGAGAGCTTGGTCCACGACCAGGCGCCGGTCGTCATCGGCCTCGGCGCCTGGCTTTTCGGGGGAAATCCCGTGCCGCTGTGGGCCCAGTGGCGGGCTGCCGAGCGCGCGCGGGCGGACGGGGTGGCCCTGTTTTCCTACGATCAGATGGTGGATCGGCCCCGCTTGTGGCACCGCCCGATCCCCTGA